The following nucleotide sequence is from Trifolium pratense cultivar HEN17-A07 linkage group LG2, ARS_RC_1.1, whole genome shotgun sequence.
TACTCTAAAAAGCTCTTTCTTtgcatgcatttttattttttattttgttagaaAAGATTTTGGGTTAGTTGAGCTATTATTCAGAAACGGCGCAGACTTTGCTACATTGTCTccgtattttttttgtgtttctttttattttattttttcattttttatttatatttcaatcatgttttaattgtttgcaaaattttaattgtttgcttttCACCTAAGTTTACACTTATTAAAATATCtggatttttaaatttttatattttggaaaataaaaaatctcgGATTTTCACGTTATGGGAAAAtttctaatatatattattcggtcctaaatataagaaaatatttgctttttaaatatattgaaagctccttaaaaaaaatacattgaaagtttgatgtatctagtttaAATTATTGACTACATACATCAaactttcaatgtatctaaaaagtaacttttttcttataattaaagTATCATTTAGCCAAGTTTTTTTAGATCTTAAAAGCTATCTGAAAGCTAAAAGTTAAAATAAGAGTTTTTAGAAAAAAGCTAAACCTGTTTGGTAATTGTTATTTTCTCTCAGGATTATCAGCATTATTAGCATATTCTATTTTTACTTCCAACAAtatccattattattttttctctcaggATTATCAgcattttctattttctcatTGTCATGATCATCTTCAATAAACCTCTTCCAAAACCAATGTTGCTTCCATACTCTTTCAGTCATCTCTTCAATTGGTACGTTCTTCGTCTCGGGcaccaagaaaaacacaaagatTGACATCATCAAAACCCAACcagagaagaacaagaagataCCAAACTTGAAATGACATAACATGGATAGAAAGGCTTGTGCAATGACAAAGGTGAAGAGCAAATTGACACAAACGGTGACACTTTGTCCGGCCGAACGTGTCTCCAATGGAAATGTCTCACTTGGAATAAGCCATCCAAGAGGACCTATAGACCAAGCAAAAGCAGACACATAAATGCAAATCATGATAACTACTAATATTGCATAACCTTTCGAAAGGTTATCCGAATGATCTGTGACCTTGATCCCCAAAATGATAGCTATCACGACTTGAGACAAGAACATTTGTACACCGGCTTCCAACAGCAACATACGGCGTCCAACTTTGTCCACTGAGTAGATAGATACAATTGTGGAGAGCACATTCACAGCACCGGTTATCACAGCGGAATAGAGTGAAGCATCATTCTTGAATCCCAATGTGTTGAATAACACTGGCGCATAAAACATGATCGCGTTGATGCCTGTGAATTGCTGGaatatctgttttttttttttttttatcacaacaAAAAGAATCAGTAATtggacaaacaatttttttcaatgtGGTAGAAATGAAATCATTACTTTTGAAACAGtcaatattaataaatattagaATATGCCGGTACATACTTGCAAGGCGACCGAAATGACAAGTTGAGGACGGTTTTTGCGTTTAAGAAGATTTCTAAAAGGGTGTTTAACCTCTTTTGCTATACGACTTGCTTCAACAAGCTCCAAGAACTCTGGTTCAACATTATCGATGCCACGGATCTTTTTGAGTACGGCTTTTCCTTCTTCCGTACGACCACGTTCTATGAGACTGTTGGGAGTGTCCACAACCAAGATGGCACCAATTGTTAGGAGAAGTGCTGGGATACCAGCCAACCCTAGAGATAGCCTCCAACCCCATCCACCTTTGATT
It contains:
- the LOC123907869 gene encoding sugar transport protein 13-like isoform X1; the encoded protein is MAGGGFATSAGGNDFEAKITPIVIISCIMAATGGLMFGYDVGVSGGVTAMPPFLKKFFPEVYRKTELKIGLDSSYCKYDNQGLQLFTSSLYLAGLTATFFASYTTRVLGRRITMLIAGFFFIGGVIFNVAAQNLAMLIVGRILLGCGVGFANQAVPVFLSEIAPSRIRGALNILFQLNVTIGILFANLVNYGTNKIKGGWGWRLSLGLAGIPALLLTIGAILVVDTPNSLIERGRTEEGKAVLKKIRGIDNVEPEFLELVEASRIAKEVKHPFRNLLKRKNRPQLVISVALQIFQQFTGINAIMFYAPVLFNTLGFKNDASLYSAVITGAVNVLSTIVSIYSVDKVGRRMLLLEAGVQMFLSQVVIAIILGIKVTDHSDNLSKGYAILVVIMICIYVSAFAWSIGPLGWLIPSETFPLETRSAGQSVTVCVNLLFTFVIAQAFLSMLCHFKFGIFLFFSGWVLMMSIFVFFLVPETKNVPIEEMTERVWKQHWFWKRFIEDDHDNEKIENADNPERKNNNGYCWK
- the LOC123907869 gene encoding sugar transport protein 13-like isoform X2, with product MYHGCHRWSHVWLRRWCFSLVVTGGVTAMPPFLKKFFPEVYRKTELKIGLDSSYCKYDNQGLQLFTSSLYLAGLTATFFASYTTRVLGRRITMLIAGFFFIGGVIFNVAAQNLAMLIVGRILLGCGVGFANQAVPVFLSEIAPSRIRGALNILFQLNVTIGILFANLVNYGTNKIKGGWGWRLSLGLAGIPALLLTIGAILVVDTPNSLIERGRTEEGKAVLKKIRGIDNVEPEFLELVEASRIAKEVKHPFRNLLKRKNRPQLVISVALQIFQQFTGINAIMFYAPVLFNTLGFKNDASLYSAVITGAVNVLSTIVSIYSVDKVGRRMLLLEAGVQMFLSQVVIAIILGIKVTDHSDNLSKGYAILVVIMICIYVSAFAWSIGPLGWLIPSETFPLETRSAGQSVTVCVNLLFTFVIAQAFLSMLCHFKFGIFLFFSGWVLMMSIFVFFLVPETKNVPIEEMTERVWKQHWFWKRFIEDDHDNEKIENADNPERKNNNGYCWK